One Malassezia restricta chromosome III, complete sequence DNA segment encodes these proteins:
- a CDS encoding sentrin-specific protease 7 — MERKNLHSDRRAAYVQQSMVANSSGSEEAQKKPARPSRSPLTASPYRLPISPASFYKSPTQSGKEKRTNNEFSESQSAKWRRLMHSADDSHDEIDFLTPRPGLHERMRGKLPKRAPTIQKTDSVVSICVKLRALFVSNSYGSTSSGLELVCFQSHMALLHDLTECAKVSLRDIQAIQLGGTEHALLALHVSTKGTSARSIASLCGEIHLDTHALLVFVQPNDPKWPALYERLNSCFSAEILNERACCSLYNDAIRSNTKPFHISGMSQSRQAPRKPTPIVIGEKREITSSMAPAVEDSSFVHQTRARVRSEQSLKEAKQTKPILRYPTSGPFAVTLLQCDLERLKEGEYLNDTMIEFGLRYLLERIKQNNPSLVQQIHVFNTFFYHKLTESRDRSKTYEHLRKWTNKVNIFDKMYVVVPINEHLHWYMAIIVNPKAIINERPVSLAGSPIRRSSRTSTEDPAASGVSGSSGPQLGSCSVNHASEHGDKVGQNPSDFKEEQSYVMVLDSLGITHGPVKTALRDYLRLEARDKGHVRPDVDLKRLGDPLHVDVRVPDQPNFSDCGIYLLHYFDRFFSDPVLFTEISLAARRNSKTEVPIHDAWRSEEVTSKRTWWASIVTDLAKDYSS, encoded by the coding sequence ATGGAGCGAAAAAACCTACACTCTGATAGACGTGCAGCATACGTACAACAAAGCATGGTTGCAAACTCGTCTGGGAGTGAAGAAGCACAAAAAAAGCCTGCGCGTCCCTCACGGAGTCCGTTGACGGCCTCGCCATATCGATTGCCTATATCTCCCGCGTCTTTCTATAAAAGTCCCACGCAATCAGGAAAAGAGAAACGCACGAATAATGAATTCTCTGAATCTCAATCAGCGAAATGGAGACGTTTGATGCACAGCGCTGATGATAGTCATGACGAAATTGACTTTCTGACACCCCGGCCAGGTCTACACGAGCGTATGCGTGGAAAGTTGCCGAAACGTGCCCCAACGATTCAAAAAACAGATTCAGTTGTAAGCATTTGTGTCAAATTGCGAGCTTTGTTCGTTTCAAACTCCTATGGCTCTACCTCAAGCGGCCTGGAGCTTGTTTGCTTTCAGTCCCACATGGCTCTTTTACACGACTTGACAGAATGTGCAAAGGTATCACTTCGTGATATTCAAGCAATACAATTGGGTGGAACAGAACATGCTTTATTGGCATTGCATGTATCAACAAAAGGCACTAGTGCGCGTAGTATCGCGTCGTTGTGTGGTGAAATACATTTGGACACACATGCATTATTGGTCTTTGTGCAGCCCAATGATCCAAAATGGCCTGCTTTGTATGAAAGATTAAATTCCTGCTTTTCTGCAGAAATTTTGAACGAGAGAGCATGTTGTTCTTTGTATAATGACGCGATACGATCGAACACTAAGCCGTTTCATATATCTGGAATGAGCCAGTCGAGACAAGCGCCACGAAAACCCACCCCTATCGTGATCGGTGAAAAACGAGAAATCACTAGTTCAATGGCTCCTGCAGTAGAAGACTCATCTTTTGTCCATCAAACTCGTGCTCGGGTAAGATCCGAACAATCGCTTAAAGAAGCCAAACAGACGAAACCTATTCTTCGATACCCTACCTCTGGACCATTTGCAGTGACGCTGCTACAATGCGACTTAGAACGCCTTAAAGAAGGAGAATACCTCAATGACACGATGATTGAATTTGGACTTCGTTATCTGTTGGAGCGAATTAAACAAAATAATCCCTCACTTGTACAGCAAATCCATGTATTCAACACGTTTTTTTATCATAAACTTACAGAAAGTCGCGATCGAAGCAAGACTTATGAACATCTCAGAAAATGGACAAACAAGGTAAACATTTTCGATAAGATGTATGTTGTCGTACCCATCAATGAGCATTTGCATTGGTATATGGCTATAATTGTAAATCCTAAGGCGATAATAAACGAGCGTCCAGTGTCGTTGGCAGGCTCACCCATTCGTCGCTCTAGTCGCACATCGACAGAAGATCCCGCAGCCTCAGGTGTATCGGGCTCTTCAGGCCCCCAATTGGGAAGCTGCTCTGTAAATCATGCATCAGAACACGGAGACAAGGTCGGTCAAAATCCTTCAGACTTCAAAGAAGAGCAATCGTATGTTATGGTGCTTGATAGTCTAGGAATCACACACGGTCCTGTCAAAACAGCTTTGCGAGACTATTTGCGCCTTGAGGCGCGTGATAAAGGTCATGTAAGACCAGACGTGGATTTAAAACGACTCGGGGATCCTCTGCATGTGGATGTTCGTGTGCCTGACCAGCCGAACTTTAGTGACTGTGGCATATATCTATTGCACTATTTCGATCGTTTTTTCTCTGATCCGGTCCTTTTTACAGAGATCTCTCTGGCTGCTAGGCGCAATTCGAAAACAGAAGTTCCTATTCACGATGCATGGCGAAGTGAAGAAGTGACTTCAAAACGAACCTGGTGGGCCTCGATCGTGACTGACCTGGCTAAAGATTATTCCTCTTAG
- a CDS encoding HD family hydrolase, producing the protein MPSQSVWACPCLNVRLHGIALNEKAETSPTKVLLDQKNGLRLSIPPLVSRESVSLRGVTLSHTESDVAIRCNLCHELVYTMQESSTPPAFKKEEGAKVERMQKNFIPKNHQVFLTRECISGNLIDERKQDSSYSRVFHVVLPRSDDCRQSQPITFPYIKDSKDVVSFFTPIPRTSFDNTELLTTSNASTESVDEHAWQLLEHARLKIAADMAFILRKKQEEWFETVQRTRMDLHILAKSIYANKTNKTESTASFSEKKADSGLFSKRFVGEVNDAHSSKSELGASLARFDSATLSAPLRKPLTFEELEPVTSATRESQLPRSPPPDLCKQALEKENVPEEEDFKFTNEDQIFQTDEDIKTGNPNPVTNRRNSGSKLSVMNEHQNRTEKVSELLSSGIATSFSAMTLAERKPNNIALPLDNSPTGKSVYDVQRYETVGPQQFGRSNRPNFMRQSHEHDEELVLAGAALANAPSHRDKHFALMFKNTHKHAPLKDTKTLALSLPSLAMIPVHNNKDKEIMESIDHEPKTSLPCNENRMVPSLLQALREKNSPSSSSAKRTVGFNVTSSRSSAQTKKPSRASNMAITEDLPPVPLAPSRSLQFEPLEEAAPHALSTILDSPTPDDAELTKVLYFMHHLQNLKICKRTGWYHHRVPEPESISDHMYRMAIMAILLKEDKVDVKKCVMMALIHDLAEARVGDLTPHCKVDKDEKTRRELDAIQFLTYDLLGDTDASNTIFQLWFEYEERQSLESKLVKDLDCFELCLQAYEYEKTHNIEDLQQFWNGAAPKIQHPQIKRWLTALLQKRRTLWKGRGIDYDKAYVAANA; encoded by the exons ATGCCCAGTCAGAGCGTATGGGCATGCCCTTGTTTAAATGTGCGCTTGCACGGTATTGCTTTGAATGAAAAGGCAGAGACATCGCCTACTAAGGTCTTACTAGATCAGAAAAATGGCTTGAGGCTT TCTATCCCACCACTTGTATCTCGTGAATCTGTCTCATTGAGAGGCGTGACACTAAGTCACACTGAATCTGATGTTGCTATTAGGTGTAACTTGTGTCATGAGCTCGTATACACTATGCAAGAGTCGAGTACGCCTCCCGCTTTCAAAAAGGAAGAAGGAGCGAAAGTCGAAAGGATGCAGAAAAACTTCATTCCCAAGAATCATCAAGTTTTTTTGACGAGAGAATGCATTTCTGGGAATCTTATCGACGAAAGAAAACAGGATTCTTCATACTCTCGTGTATTTCATGTGGTTCTACCTCGCTCAGATGATTGCCGTCAGTCTCAACCTATTACTTTTCCTTACATTAAAGATTCCAAAGATGTCGTATCATTTTTCACTCCTATACCACGCACCTCTTTTGACAACACAGAGCTATTGACTACTTCGAACGCCTCAACAGAATCCGTTGACGAACACGCCTGGCAACTTCTGGAGCACGCCAGATTAAAAATTGCGGCAGACATGGCTTTCATTTTGCGCAAAAAGCAGGAAGAATGGTTTGAAACCGTTCAGAGAACGCGGATGGACTTGCACATTCTAGCTAAGAGCATTTATGCAAACAAGACAAACAAGACTGAATCGACGGCATCATTCTCCGAAAAGAAAGCAGACAGCGGTTTGTTTTCAAAGCGATTTGTTGGGGAAGTAAATGATGCGCATTCTTCAAAAAGTGAGTTAGGAGCGTCACTCGCGCGATTTGATAGTGCAACGCTGTCGGCCCCGCTAAGAAAACCCTTGACGTTCGAAGAGCTGGAGCCAGTAACTTCGGCGACACGTGAATCTCAACTTCCACGATCGCCTCCGCCTGACTTGTGCAAACAGGCGCTTGAAAAAGAAAATGTGCCAGAGGAAGAGGATTTCAAGTTCACAAATGAAGATCAAATTTTTCAAACGGACGAAGACATAAAGACTGGTAACCCTAACCCTGTCACGAATCGCAGAAACTCTGGATCAAAATTGTCCGTCATGAATGAACATCAAAACCGCACTGAAAAAGTCTCTGAGCTTTTGAGTAGTGGTATTGCTACTTCGTTTTCCGCCATGACTCTTGCTGAACGGAAACCTAATAATATCGCATTACCACTTGACAACTCGCCTACAGGGAAGAGTGTTTATGATGTCCAAAGATATGAAACAGTTGGACCACAACAATTTGGGCGTAGTAATAGGCCTAATTTTATGCGGCAATCACATGAACACGACGAAGAACTTGTTTTGGCTGGTGCTGCCCTTGCTAACGCACCGTCACATCGAGACAAACATTTTGCATTAATGTTCAAGAACACGCACAAGCACGCACCTTTGAAGGACACCAAGACTTTAGCATTGTCACTACCTAGCTTAGCTATGATTCCTGTTCACAATAATAAGGATAAGGAAATCATGGAAAGCATCGACCATGAGCCAAAGACAAGCTTGCCATGCAACGAAAATCGCATGGTGCCATCGTTGCTGCAGGCTCTGCGCGAAAAAAACTCGCCATCCTCATCTTCAGCGAAACGTACTGTGGGTTTTAATGTGACATCGTCTCGGTCATCAGCTCAAACAAAAAAGCCAAGCAGAGCATCAAATATGGCTATCACAGAGGATCTGCCGCCGGTTCCGCTAGCACCTAGTCGGAGTTTACAATTCGAGCCATTGGAAGAAGCGGCTCCGCACGCTCTTTCGACTATACTAGATTCACCAACCCCCGATGATGCTGAGCTAACTAAAGTCTTGTATTTTATGCACCACCTGCAGAATCTGAAGATCTGTAAGCGGACAGGCTGGTATCATCATAGGGTACCTGAGCCTGAATCGATTTCTGACCACATGTATCGCATGGCAATAATGGCGATTTTGCTGAAGGAAGACAAAGTCGATGTAAAAAAGTGTGTTATGATGGCACTTATACATGATTTGGCCGAAGCACGCGTTGGTGATTTGACACCACATTGTAAAGTTGACAAGGATGAGAAGACACGTCGTGAACTTGATGCGATTCAATTTCTCACTTATGATCTCCTTGGTGATACAGATGCATCGAACACAATATTCCAGCTGTGGTTTGAATATGAAGAGCGTCAGTCACTCGAGTCTAAGCTTGTGAAGGACTTAGACTGTTTTGAACTGTGTCTACAGGCTTATGAGTATGAGAAGACACACAATATTGAAGATCTCCAGCAATTTTGGAATGGAGCTGCACCGAAAATTCAGCACCCGCAAATTAAAAGATGGCTTACAGCACTGCTTCAAAAGCGCCGCACACTTTGGAAGGGCCGAGGTATCGATTACGATAAAGCTTATGTCGCGGCGAATGCATAG
- a CDS encoding mitochondrial Rho GTPase 1: MLHSAHAEIRIVLVGDVGVGKSSLIMALLKEGFVEDVQTVVPEVTLPSEASPAGVTTKILDTGSGFAYQERLETELRRANVVVLVYSVTDQESFERITSYWLPMMRSLGINVPVILVGNKVDHRPSDIEEDALEDEIAPVMAEFKEVETCIECSASLSLNVGEIFFYAQKAVLYPTAPLYDSRSHTLKPACIDALRNIFHLCDADKDGVLSDEEINNFQYECFDAPLQLQELLGIKQLVMEGSTPYDSAHLRNDGLTLAGFLYLHTLFIQRGRLETTWTVLWSFGYGMDLTLSNTYVYPRFDVPSGMNVELSPLGYQFFTEVFKAHDKDHDGALNPHELEQLFQTAPGGQHPWGSLNFPSGTVTDESGAVTLQGWLAQWSMTTLLEPRTTLAYLAYLGYPLFAHGIRAHGTPSSSGMSTPSCASAAPASYAWLDGTAVGVLSGSQARFVPTTSALKLVRPRRPSERRRSNTEQCSVFLALVLGAHGSGKTALLRNLVGKPFQGKYTPTHRLQRAVAAVEQGGAERYLVLQEYGAHNEAEALRKPSKLNNVNVIVFVYDSSDTNSFSYISNLRQQYPYLASFPTLFVATKSDLDLARQRHEVQPDMYCRKLGLNIPHLGAGPLNVSAYLDEMAQLYNILLSIAMDSRGAVPAHSGSLSPVRFRWRIMALWFAAATGSTALLWAMCRMLSPRTGSSLVGSSRVPWNLWWKGTSSGASSSATLRMDL, encoded by the coding sequence ATGCTGCACTCGGCCCACGCCGAGATCCGGATTGTGTTGGTCGGTGATGTCGGCGTTGGAAAATCATCACTTATCATGGCGTTATTAAAAGAAGGTTTCGTCGAGGACGTGCAAACCGTCGTACCGGAAGTCACGCTGCCATCTGAAGCCTCGCCGGCAGGTGTGACGACCAAAATTCTAGATACAGGCTCTGGTTTTGCATATCAGGAGCGATTGGAGACGGAGTTACGTCGTGCGAATGTGGTGGTTTTGGTGTACAGTGTGACTGATCAGGAGTCGTTTGAGCGCATCACGTCGTATTGGCTGCccatgatgcgctcgcttgGCATCAATGTGCCAGTGATTCTGGTCGGCAATAAGGTTGATCATCGCCCTTCAGATATTGAAGAAGATGCGCTGGAAGATGAAATTGCACCTGTTATGGCTGAATTCAAGGAGGTCGAAACATGCATTGAGTGTAGTGCGAGTCTTTCACTCAATGTTGGCGAAATTTTCTTCTACGCTCAAAAAGCTGTGTTGTACCCCACAGCACCACTGTATGATTCACGCTCACACACTTTAAAACCAGCTTGTATTGATGCTTTGCGCAATATTTTTCATCTCTGCGACGCTGACAAAGATGGCGTGCTGAGCGACGAGGAAATCAACAATTTTCAGTATGAATGTTTTGATGCTCCGCTTCAACTCCAAGAGCTCTTAGGTATCAAGCAACTTGTCATGGAAGGTTCTACTCCGTATGATTCTGCGCATCTTCGTAACGATGGCCTCACTCTAGCCGGCTTCTTGTACCTCCATACGCTATTTATCCAACGTGGCCGTCTTGAGACGACATGGACCGTACTATGGTCATTTGGATACGGCATGGACTTAACCTTGTCCAACACGTATGTGTATCCTCGTTTTGATGTACCGAGCGGTATGAACGTGGAATTATCCCCTCTTGGATACCAGTTCTTTACTGAGGTATTCAAAGCACATGATAAAGACCATGACGGTGCACTGAATCCCCATGAGCTCGAACAATTGTTCCAAACCGCACCAGGTGGGCAGCATCCGTGGGGATCATTGAACTTCCCGTCTGGAACTGTTACAGATGAGTCAGGTGCTGTGACACTTCAAGGGTGGCTTGCACAATGGAGCATGACAACGCTTCTTGAGCCACGCACAACTCTTGCATACCTTGCTTACCTCGGGTATCCGCTCTTTGCACATGGTATCAGGGCACATGGCACACCATCCTCTTCTGGCATGTCAACACCGTCTTGCGCGAGtgctgcacctgcttcATATGCTTGGCTGGATGGAACAGCTGTAGGCGTGCTGTCTGGAAGTCAAGCTCGATTCGTGCCCACGACATCTGCTCTGAAGCTTGTCCGTCCACGTAGGCCAAGCGAACGTCGGCGCTCAAATACTGAACAATGCAGCGTATTCCTTGCACTCGTTTTGGGTGCTCATGGAAGCGGAAAAACCGCATTACTTCGTAATCTCGTTGGAAAACCTTTTCAGGGCAAATATACTCCAACGCACCGACTTCAACGTGCTGTAGCTGCCGTTGAACAAGGTGGTGCTGAACGGTACCTGGTCCTCCAGGAATATGGTGCACACAATGAAGCTGAGGCATTGCGGAAACCATCGAAGCTGAATAACGTGAATGTCATCGTGTTCGTGTACGACTCTAGTGACACAAATTCGTTTTCGTACATTTCGAACCTAAGGCAACAATACCCCTACCTCGCCTCATTTCCAACGCTATTTGTCGCAACAAAGTCTGACCTTGACCTTGCGCGACAACGGCATGAGGTTCAGCCGGATATGTACTGCCGCAAGCTTGGGCTCAATATACCGCACCTCGGAGCTGGACCGTTGAATGTCAGCGCCTATCTGGATGAGATGGCTCAGCTGTACAATATCCTTCTTAGCATTGCCATGGATTCTCGTGGTGCTGTTCCAGCGCACAGTGGCTCGCTGAGTCCTGTACGTTTCCGTTGGCGCATTATGGCGCTATGGTTCGCCGCTGCTACTGGATCCACGGCTTTGCTTTGGGCTATGTGTCGCATGCTTTCCCCTCGCACAGGCTCAAGTCTTGTTGGCTCTTCGCGCGTACCGTGGAACCTATGGTGGAAAGGCACAAGTAGCGGGGCTTCGAGCTCAGCCACACTTCGAATGGACCTGTGA
- a CDS encoding malate dehydrogenase: protein MFARSALRAPTQAIRTPASSRLFSQTATANRKVAVLGASGGIGQPLSLLLKLNQNVTDLRLYDIRLAPGVAADIAHINTPSTCTGYAQENLEQALDGAEVILIPAGVPRKPGMTRDDLFNTNASIVRDLAKAAAKVSPKAHMLIISNPVNSTVPIVAEVFKRAGVYDPKRVFGVTSLDIVRASTFLSGIAGSKPADTNVPVIGGHSGVTIVPLLSQAQQGSAVSAGEQYEKLIHRIQFGGDEVVKAKDGAGSATLSMAYAGAVFADGILRAMNGEKGVKQCAFVESPLFKDQVSFFASPVELGPEGVQNIPALPQITAEEQKLLDNCLVDLAKNISKGVNWAAENP, encoded by the exons ATGTTCGCTCGTAGTGCTCTTCGTGCTCCTACCCAGGCTATCCGCACCCCTGCCTCTTCGCGTCTCTTCTCGCAGACTGCAACAGCTAACAGGAAGGTCGCTGTGCTTGGTGCCTCGGGTGGTATTGGTCAGCCG CTCTCGCTGCTTCTCAAGCTGAACCAGAATGTGACAGACCTCCGCCTGTACGACATCCGTCTTGCCCCGGGTGTGGCTGCTGATATCGCTCACATCAacacgcccagcacctgcaCGGGTTACGCTCAGGAGAACCTTGAGCAGGCTCTTGATGGCGCCGAGGTCATTTTGATCCCTGCCGGTGTGCCTCGTAAGCCTGGTATGACTCGTGACGACCTCTTCAACACAAATGCTTCGATTGTTCGTGACCTTGCTAAGGCCGCCGCTAAGGTGTCACCCAAGGCCCACATGCTCATCATCTCGAACCCTGTGAACTCGACGGTCCCTATCGTCGCTGAAGTGTTCAAGCGTGCCGGTGTCTACGACCCCAAGCGCGTGTTTGGTGTGACTTCCCTCGACatcgtgcgtgcctcgaCGTTCCTCTCGGGTATTGCTGGTTCGAAGCCTGCTGACACCAACGTGCCTGTCATTGGCGGTCACTCGGGTGTGACGATTGTGCCCCTTCTTTCGCAGGCCCAGCAGGGTTCGGCTGTGTCAGCGGGTGAGCAGTACGAAAAGCTTATCCACCGTATCCAGTTCGGTGGTGACGAGGTTGTCAAGGCCAAGGACGGTGCTGGCTCGGCCACGCTTTCGATGGCCTACGCTGGTGCCGTGTTCGCTGACGGCATCCTGCGTGCGATGAACGGTGAGAAGGGTGTCAAGCAGTGCGCCTTTGTGGAGAGCCCTCTCTTCAAGGACCAGGTCTCGTTCTTCGCTAGCCCTGTGGAACTTGGTCCTGAGGGTGTGCAGAACATCCCTGCCTTGCCTCAGATTACGGCTGAGGAGCagaagctgctggacaaCTGCCTGGTTGACCTTGCTAAGAACATCTCGAAGGGTGTTAACTGGGCTGCCGAGAACCCTTAA
- a CDS encoding malate dehydrogenase, producing the protein MASTATLNRLKKGLSLNTRFRLSSRIMSQPRRVHTEHDSVQYAIKQNEHGGAARLRDLYSNKGTGFTMDERKKFGLKGLLPPTVHTLEEQFKRIKHQIDLKETNFAKHIELANVRQRNERLFYYYIMSDLMKNIPLVYTPTVGEACQKFSMMFRRPEGLTLSIEDKGSVEECIGNWPRPSDAPRVAVITDGSRILGLGDLGWNGLGIAIGKLSLYVAGAGVHPQSTMPIVVDVGTDNEELRNHPLYLGLRRPRPSTEELVEFVDEIMMKLNARYPNLIIQFEDWSSEHAFLFLERYKNKYPMFNDDIQGTGSVILAGLVNAARMVSKKTGKDLTDHRILMAGAGSASIGVAKQLMSFFTLNGLSEEEARLRIWTTDSKGLVTMNRGDKIAPYKEYFARTDNGDVQVKDFMDVIDYVKPTVILGFCTVHGYFNEGVLRKMAEINEHPIIFPLSNPTSKSECTFEEALTHTDGRCVFAAGSPFPDVTFQGRTRVADQGNNFYIFPALGLAGALVQAKHINDNVITEAAIALADSLNKEESDADRLYPRLERVREISNYIAFRCIKILIRDGLCRDNGLTASMNDDELYKWIAARMWLPDYSH; encoded by the coding sequence ATGGCTTCTACCGCCACCTTGAATAGGTTAAAAAAAGGCCTCAGTTTGAATACCCGATTTCGTTTATCGTCTAGAATCATGTCGCAGCCGAGACGCGTTCATACGGAGCATGACTCCGTGCAGTATGCTATCAAGCAAAATGAGCAtggtggcgctgctcgtTTGCGTGATTTGTACTCCAACAAGGGTACAGGATTTACGATGGATGAGCGCAAGAAGTTTGGTTTAAAGGGCCTCCTGCCTCCCACTGTCCATACGCTTGAAGAACAATTTAAGCGTATCAAGCACCAAATTGATCTCAAGGAGACGAACTTTGCGAAACACATTGAGCTTGCCAACGTACGCCAGAGAAATGAGCGTCTGTTCTACTACTACATTATGTCGGACTTGATGAAGAACATTCCCCTGGTGTACACTCCTACTGTGGGCGAAGCTTGCCAAAAGTTCTCTATGATGTTCCGCCGCCCAGAGGGCCTTACGCTTTCCATCGAAGACAAGGGCTCGGTAGAAGAATGTATCGGGAACTGGCCTCGACCCTCTGATGCCCCTCGTGTGGCTGTTATTACTGATGGTTCGCGCATTTTAGGACTTGGTGACTTGGGCTGGAATGGTCTTGGCATAGCCATTGGCAAGCTTTCTTTGTATGTGGCTGGTGCTGGTGTGCACCCTCagtcgacgatgccgatTGTTGTCGATGTTGGCACTGACAACGAGGAGTTGCGCAACCACCCTCTGTATCTTGGTCTGCGTCGTCCGCGACCCAGCACGGAAGAACTTGTGGAATTCGTTGATGAGATCATGATGAAGCTGAATGCCCGGTATCCCAACCTGATTATCCAGTTCGAAGACTGGAGCAGCGAACATGCGTTCTTGTTTTTGGAACGCTACAAGAACAAGTATCCTATGTTCAATGACGACATTCAAGGCACGGGTTCTGTAATTCTTGCTGGTCTCGTCAATGCTGCACGGATGGTTTCTAAAAAGACTGGCAAAGACCTTACGGATCACCGTATCTTGATGGCTGGCGCTGGATCTGCTTCCATTGGCGTGGCCAAGCAGCTCATGTCTTTCTTCACATTGAATGGATTGTCtgaggaagaggcgcgTCTCCGCATCTGGACGACAGACTCCAAGGGTCTTGTGACCATGAACCGAGGCGATAAAATCGCTCCATATAAGGAGTACTTTGCGCGCACTGACAATGGTGATGTGCAGGTGAAAGACTTCATGGATGTGATTGATTACGTCAAGCCAACGGTCATCCTTGGCTTCTGCACTGTGCATGGTTACTTCAATGAAGGAGTCTTGCGAAAAATGGCAGAAATCAATGAGCACCCCATTATTTTCCCTCTGAGCAACCCAACAAGCAAATCAGAGTGTACTTTTGAGGAAGCTCTTACACACACTGATGGTCGTTGCGTGTTTGCGGCAGGTTCACCATTCCCAGACGTGACATTCCAGGGCAGGACGCGAGTTGCCGACCAGGGCAACAACTTCTACATTTTCCCTGCGCTTGGTCTTGCTGGAGCCCTTGTCCAGGCCAAGCATATAAACGACAATGTTATCACAGAAGCGGCCATTGCTCTGGCAGACTCTTTGAACAAAGAAGAAAGCGACGCTGACCGTCTGTACCCGAGGttggagcgtgtgcgtgaGATTTCCAACTATATCGCTTTCCGTTGCATCAAGATCCTAATTCGCGATGGACTGTGCCGCGATAATGGCCTGACTGCTTCAATGAATGATGACGAACTCTACAAATGGATTGCTGCCCGCATGTGGCTCCCTGACTATTCTCACTGA